In Nymphaea colorata isolate Beijing-Zhang1983 chromosome 5, ASM883128v2, whole genome shotgun sequence, one genomic interval encodes:
- the LOC116254386 gene encoding uncharacterized protein LOC116254386 isoform X2, whose translation MPFRSLEEFWPFYMNQHSKPSTRRWHFFGTLTAILFLISAVFLRWWLVFFAPLSGYGLAWYSHFFVEGNIPATYGHPFWSLICDLKMFVLMLTGQMDKEMKRLGKRPVLQHGNPDW comes from the exons ATGCCTTTCAGGAGCCTCGAGGAGTTCTGGCCCTTCTACATGAATCAGCATTCCAAGCCCTCCACGAGACGTTGGCACTTCTTTGGCACCCTCACCGCCATCCTCTTTCTTATATCAGCCGTCTTCCTCCGGTGGTGGCTTGTCTTCTTCGCCCCACTCTCTGGCTACGGCCTCGCTTGGTACAGTCACTTCTTCGTGGAGGGCAATATCCCTGCCACCTACGGGCACCCCTTCTGGTCTCTCATCTGTGATTTGAAGATGTTTGTTTTGATGCTCACGGGCCAGATGGATAAAGAGATGAAAAGACTTGGCAAGAGGCCTGTGTTGCAG CATGGAAATCCTGACTGGTAA
- the LOC116254386 gene encoding uncharacterized protein LOC116254386 isoform X1, translating to MPFRSLEEFWPFYMNQHSKPSTRRWHFFGTLTAILFLISAVFLRWWLVFFAPLSGYGLAWYSHFFVEGNIPATYGHPFWSLICDLKMFVLMLTGQMDKEMKRLGKRPVLQVCLKMFRSISGVFWVFNIMYQPSSCFRTHFYPTNLSILPAKTMVMKANSN from the exons ATGCCTTTCAGGAGCCTCGAGGAGTTCTGGCCCTTCTACATGAATCAGCATTCCAAGCCCTCCACGAGACGTTGGCACTTCTTTGGCACCCTCACCGCCATCCTCTTTCTTATATCAGCCGTCTTCCTCCGGTGGTGGCTTGTCTTCTTCGCCCCACTCTCTGGCTACGGCCTCGCTTGGTACAGTCACTTCTTCGTGGAGGGCAATATCCCTGCCACCTACGGGCACCCCTTCTGGTCTCTCATCTGTGATTTGAAGATGTTTGTTTTGATGCTCACGGGCCAGATGGATAAAGAGATGAAAAGACTTGGCAAGAGGCCTGTGTTGCAG GTATGTTTGAAAATGTTCAGGTCTATATCTGGAGTTTTCTGGGTATTTAACATTATGTATCAGCCTTCGTCTTGTTTCAGGACTCACTTTTATCCGACAAATCTGTCCATCCTGCCAGCCAAAACCATGGTGATGAAAGCAAATTCAAACTGA
- the LOC116254382 gene encoding nucleolar complex-associated protein 2, with translation MKMDENDIVDHETGVSGVVKSDKSHSTPKFRGEVEEHKHQLQRLKEKDPEFYKFLEDHDKELLEFEDEEPSEDTDVDEVELEPFLPTESTQKSGKVLTTVMIDSWCKNISENGSVGAIRSIMRAYHTACHYGDDNKNESSRKFSVMTSSVFNKIMVFVLNKIDGIFRTFLKLPETGGKKETIIELMTTKAWKDHGYLVKSYLGNTLHVLQQMTDTEMISFTLQRLRSSAVFLAAFPSLLRRYIKVSLHFWGTGKGALPVVSFLLMRDCCIRLGSDCIDPCLKGIYKAYVVNCQFVTPSKLQHIEFLGSCIIELYGVDLPSAYQHAFVFIRQLGMILRDAITVQTKDAYRKVYEWKYLNCLQLWTRVVCTYKEDPDFRLLAYPLTQIICGAAQLVPTARYFPLRLKCTRMLNQIAVSTGTFIPIGSLLADMLEFKELKKSATGGVGKAVNFRSTLKVSKQTLRTRAFQEECVFSVIEQIGEHLEQWSYSVFFYELAFVPLTRLRSFCKTTTIERFRREAKQLVQQVEANVEFTNKMRTTIAFSPNDQAEIASFLEVEKKAKLSPLSLYMENLHLRARQRKASMDESSVLVGEKVSRFTKEIPDIEGEDAEHGNAVFSSNWLPGSDAKKSLKSKKHTKKRKLEDQEPVMDEDVVTELELSSDEDERSSSPVLEGHFGSPTVAQKSRQKTSKDTKKMKRAKRPPKNKNKRASLK, from the exons ATGAAGATG GATGAAAACGACATAGTTGACCATGAAACAGGTGTATCAGGTGTGGTCAAGTCAG ATAAAAGTCATTCTACACCTAAGTTTCGGGGTGAAGTAGAAGAACACAAGCATCAACTACAACGACTGAAAGAGAAG GACCCAGAGTTTTACAAGTTTCTTGAAGATCATGACAAGGAGCTTCTAGAGTTTGAAGATGAAGAACCTTCT GAAGATACTGATGTTGATGAGGTTGAGTTAGAGCCTTTTTTACCCACGGAGAGCACACAGAAGTCGGGGAAGGTTCTCACAACTGTGATGATTGATTCCTGGTGCAAAAATATCTCGGAGAATGGTAGCGTAGGTGCAATTCGTTCAATCATGCGGGCTTACCATACTGCTTGTCATTATGGTGATGATAACAAAAATGAATCTTCTCGAAAgttcagtgtcatgaccagcaGTGTGTTTAACAAAATAATGGTGTTTGTTCTTAATAAGATTGATGGAATATTTCGTACCTTCCTAAAGCTTCCTGAAACTGGTGGAAAGAAAGAGACTATAATAGAACTGATGACTACCAAAGCATGGAAGGATCATGGTTATCTTGTGAAATCCTACCTTGGAAACACTCTTCATGTACTACAACAAATGACGGATACTGAGATGATCTCATTTACTTTACAACGACTCAGATCTTCAGCAGTATTTTTGGCTGCATTTCCTAGTCTTTTAAGAAGATATATCAAG GTTTCTCTGCACTTCTGGGGTACTGGAAAAGGTGCTCTTCctgttgtttcttttctgcttaTGAGGGACTGCTGTATTCGACTTGGGTCTGATTGTATAGACCCGTGTCTGAAAGGCATCTATAAGGCTTATGTTGTGAACTGCCAGTTTGTGACGCCGTCCAAGTTACAACACATTGAATTTCTGGGAAGTTGCATCATTGAACTATATGGCGTGGACCTACCAAGTGCATATCaacatgcttttgtttttatccGCCAACTTGGAATGATATTACGAGATGCAATCACTGTTCAAACCAAG GATGCATATAGAAAGGTTTACGAGTGGAAGTATTTGAATTGCCTTCAACTGTGGACTAGAGTTGTTTGTACTTATAAAGAGGACCCTGACTTTCGTCTCCTAGCATACCCATTGACTCAGATAATATGTGGGGCCGCTCAGTTGGTTCCAACTGCGAGATACTTTCCTCTTAGATTGAAGTGCACTAGAATGCTCAATCAAATTGCTGTATCTACTGGTACCTTCATTCCCATCGGTTCCCTGCTTGCAGATATGTTGGAGTTTAAGGAGTTGAAAAAGTCAGCCACTGGAGGGGTTGGCAAGGCAGTAAACTTTCGTTCTACATTGAAG GTAAGTAAGCAGACATTAAGAACACGTGCATTTCAGGAGGAATGTGTGTTTTCTGTAATTGAACAGATTGGTGAACATTTAGAACAGTGGAGCTACTCTGTCTTCTTTTATGAATTGGCATTTGTACCACTGACACGTTTGAGAAGCTTCTGCAAAACCACCACAATAGAAAGGTTCAGGAGGGAAGCAAAGCAATTGGTACAGCAG GTGGAGGCCAATGTTGAGTTTACGAATAAGATGCGAACGACTATTGCATTTTCACCAAATGACCAGGCTGAGATAGCATCATTTCTTGAG GTTGAGAAAAAAGCGAAACTGAGTCCCCTATCCTTATACATGGAAAATTTGCACCTTAGAGCACGCCAGAGGAAGGCTTCAATGGATGAATCTAG TGTTTTAGTTGGAGAGAAGGTGTCTAGATTCACCAAAGAAATACCTGATATTGAAGGCGAGGATGCAGAACATGGCAATGCAGTCTTTAGTTCCAACTGGTTGCCAGGGAGCGATGCCAA GAAGAGTTTAAAATCCAAGAAACACACAAAGAAACGGAAATTGGAAGATCAGGAACCTGTCATGGATGAGGATGTGGTGACAGAACTAGAGCTTAGCTCTGATGAAGATGAGCGTTCAAGCTCCCCTGTCCTCGAAGGTCACTTTGGTAGCCCTACTGTGGCTCAAAAGTCACGGCAGAAAACATCAAAGGACACTAAGAAGATGAAAAGAGCCAAAAGACCTCccaagaacaaaaacaagagaGCATCTCTAAAATGA